From a region of the Aeoliella mucimassa genome:
- a CDS encoding ABC transporter permease yields MTPTLVLPLGNIQVWLTPVWILSLGITAAAVVLAIAYAIIMATWPAGARRVRQAAGDGILTPLAYVFAAFALLTALAAPSMPWRDALHSLQRLPTKGEHPYQFTVEAGAEDQELPLDIYADELLSYELQADGDLRLSTEAERGYLTPEFKLNGDESYVWNPQKKYPRILQEHVAKLYATNPGDTPVTIDLTFDTDVEMREIHHLPIAFFSVIGIVAFYFLLEVVLPGVSTVAIGTAKEAISQPLFMVLTVLGAVALVLYIVIPYHTFGEDVKLLTDSALTTIMVLGILFALWTASTTVSDEIEGKTALTMLSKPVSRRQFVIGKFVGILWPLLVMFVILGAVMLVTISIKVVYDARESSSPTPDWQLCYETMVSAIPGLVLAFLQAATLASISVAISTRLPMLPNLIIVGAIYVIGNLLPQIVASSAGEIPFVAFTGKLLAVVLPVLNHFNIQPAISAGQPVPYDYLGYATLYCGLYCAATMFLALLMFEDRDLA; encoded by the coding sequence ATGACTCCGACGCTCGTCCTTCCGCTAGGTAATATTCAAGTCTGGCTTACTCCTGTCTGGATTCTTTCGCTCGGCATCACTGCCGCGGCGGTGGTACTGGCGATCGCTTATGCGATTATCATGGCCACCTGGCCGGCCGGTGCCCGGCGGGTACGCCAGGCCGCTGGCGATGGCATCCTCACTCCGCTGGCTTACGTGTTTGCCGCGTTCGCATTGCTTACCGCGCTGGCCGCTCCCTCGATGCCTTGGCGCGACGCGCTGCACTCCTTGCAACGGCTGCCCACCAAGGGCGAGCACCCCTATCAGTTCACCGTCGAAGCAGGCGCGGAGGATCAAGAACTTCCCCTCGACATTTACGCCGACGAATTGCTGAGCTATGAGCTTCAAGCCGATGGCGACCTGCGACTCTCCACCGAAGCTGAGCGAGGTTATTTGACCCCCGAGTTCAAACTCAACGGCGACGAATCGTACGTTTGGAATCCACAGAAGAAATACCCACGCATCCTGCAGGAGCACGTCGCCAAGCTGTACGCCACGAATCCTGGCGATACCCCAGTAACCATCGATCTCACCTTCGACACCGACGTGGAGATGCGTGAGATCCATCACCTGCCGATCGCGTTCTTCTCGGTTATTGGGATTGTCGCGTTCTACTTCCTGCTCGAAGTAGTGTTGCCTGGCGTTTCGACTGTTGCCATCGGCACCGCGAAGGAAGCCATCTCGCAGCCGTTGTTCATGGTGCTCACCGTGTTGGGTGCGGTTGCCTTGGTCTTGTACATCGTGATTCCGTATCACACCTTTGGCGAAGATGTAAAACTGCTGACCGACTCGGCCCTGACCACGATCATGGTGCTCGGTATCCTGTTCGCCTTGTGGACCGCCAGTACTACGGTGAGCGACGAAATCGAAGGCAAGACCGCGCTGACCATGCTTTCCAAACCGGTTAGCCGTCGCCAGTTTGTGATCGGCAAGTTCGTCGGCATCCTCTGGCCGTTGCTGGTGATGTTCGTGATCCTCGGTGCGGTGATGTTGGTCACGATCAGCATTAAGGTGGTCTACGATGCTCGCGAGTCGAGTTCGCCGACCCCCGACTGGCAGCTCTGCTACGAAACCATGGTGTCCGCCATCCCCGGTTTGGTGCTGGCGTTTTTGCAGGCGGCCACGTTGGCCTCGATTTCGGTTGCCATCAGCACCCGACTGCCGATGCTGCCGAACCTGATCATCGTGGGAGCCATCTACGTGATCGGAAATTTGTTGCCTCAGATCGTGGCCTCCAGCGCGGGCGAGATTCCGTTTGTCGCCTTTACAGGTAAGCTGCTGGCAGTGGTTCTGCCGGTTTTGAATCATTTTAATATCCAGCCTGCGATTTCCGCGGGCCAGCCAGTGCCCTACGATTACCTGGGGTATGCTACCCTCTATTGCGGGCTCTACTGCGCGGCAACCATGTTTTTGGCCCTGTTGATGTTCGAAGATCGCGACCTCGCGTAA
- a CDS encoding acylphosphatase gives MPELREIHFSGQVQGVGFRYTTQSIASGLAVTGFVRNLPDGRVQLVAEGTASELDLLEHQLAERMEHRITDSKRQIRPATNQYQGFEIRY, from the coding sequence ATGCCAGAACTTCGCGAAATTCACTTCTCCGGCCAGGTACAAGGCGTAGGCTTTCGCTACACCACCCAGTCGATTGCGAGTGGATTGGCCGTGACCGGCTTTGTGCGAAACCTGCCCGACGGACGAGTGCAATTGGTTGCCGAAGGAACCGCGAGCGAACTCGACCTGCTGGAACACCAACTGGCCGAACGCATGGAGCATCGCATTACCGACTCCAAGCGACAGATTCGCCCAGCGACGAATCAGTACCAAGGCTTTGAAATCCGCTATTGA